From the Papaver somniferum cultivar HN1 chromosome 2, ASM357369v1, whole genome shotgun sequence genome, the window CCAACTGACTTGCCTGCGGATTTCCCTGTCATACCTTTCTTCGAGAATATGTTTCGGAATACAAACGCCAAGTTTGATATCATAGCACCCATAAATCCTACATCCAGACAAACACCATAAAACTCACAGTACAGAAAACAATCCccacaagaaaagaaaagaaacaaaaagccaATTGTCATATAATTCCTAGATTTCTACCCAACCCCTAGTGGGGTGAAACACCCGTGAATGCTTTGGAAGTATCCAAAAACAAATATTTGAATCTAAACTCTGCAAAGGAGGTTGCACATAAGGCAATACAGTACTAAGAGCATAAAAACAAAGGACCAAAAGAAGCAAAAAGAAACCATTTTCCTTACCAATCATGTTAAAGTTGAGCTCAGTCAGAGCAGCAAGACCGCAACCTCCAATAATTGGGAGAAGTGAAAGATAAACCGGCATAGGGAACGTCTCCCCCATTATAAACCTTGAAACCAACACACTAAAAGCAGGCTCACCACTTTTAATGATGTGAGTGAAAGAAACTGCAACCTTGGACATACTCACTGTTGCAGCTACATGGCCAATTGTATGAGCAACAGCAACCTAAACAAACAAACACAACCCATAAGattaaaataatgaaacaaattCAACACAAAAAAGGCCTAAAAAATCTTACCGGTAAAAGGGTTTTCCAGAATTGTAAATCAGTTTCAGGAGGTTCAGCAATTCTAGTTGCCCATGAAATCAACATCATCAAAGAACCAGCAGCAAGAGATAGAAGAGATGTGAGCCATGGGTATGGAAAAGCATTAAGAACTTTCTTGTTATAGATATTGAACACGACATTCAAAGCCCACCATGTAGCAAAATAGATACTAATTTTAGCCTTCTGAGCTGCTGCTGATCTTGTTTGTTGGTCCGGGAGTTCAATGTTTGCATCAATTGGTTGTGATCTATCTGCCTCATAAGCTTTGCACTCaaaatttgcatttttaggtttagaattctcaaaagaaacaaaaccttctGATGAAATATAAAGAGGTTTTTGGGATGTCAAAGCAGAGGTTTTAGACTTGGAGACTTTTTTAATCGGCATGGATAGAAACAATGAAAGTCGCGGTTTTGAAATAGCACTTGAATTCTTTCGAATTATACCAGAAGCAGAACTAGAAACAGCTGCAGATTGCTTAAATGAAGAAATCATTTTAAACAGAAAACGTTGGAATCAAACACCAACAACTAAATGAAATTATCTGAAACCTCAATATAAAGACCAAACACCAACTGATTTTGTGTTTTTTCGACGGATTCCGAAATGCCTCGAAAACTCAGAATTGATTTTTCTGAATCCCCAAGAAAAACAATGATTTTGAAGGAGAGATTATCAATGAAGAAGGGATTAGAAGGATAGATTATAGAAATAAGTAAAAATGGATCTGAAATGAGatgttttttcttctctcttcttcttgtCCGTGAAGAATGAGACTGATTTTTTCTCACAGTGTTAGTTTCAAGTTCTAACAAATATAACAAAGATATTGAAAAGTGCAGAAGAAAGCGCGGTTTTTATAATAATCAGTCTAGGGAATACCGTACATCTTCTGCCTGCCTCGGAACTATGTTAGCATTATTGAACCGAAACCCACAGGTATGTCTTGTTGTCCATGCAGCTGAAACCACTGTGTACCAATGTTTTTACATTACGGACACGTGGTCGTCAATTTTGAACGATAGCAAAGAACGGACATTATTTAGTCTCGTTTTTAAAATGTGTTCGGTCCATAGTCGTCCATACTCCATTCACGTTGTCAAGGCAACCAAACGGGACTCTTCTGGGTTGTTTCAGTTTTCCCATCCCAGATCCCACCAAGGAAAATTGTTTCACGGGCGAATCTTACTAAATTTGCGACCAACATGTTGTACATATGCATATGCGTGCATTTGCATCATTCCGTGAGCCTACCATTCTCGAGCTAGTGTTTTGGTACACTGAGTGGTGAATATACTTGGGATATTCCCTCCATCCAGGTAAGACTTGGTTAGAGGGTGCTTGAATCCTTTAGAAAGCCAATAATCTGAATGTTGATCAGTACAGTGTTTTCCTTAGCATAATTCATCAAGACATCAAGAATAATCCTCATTTTTTGTAGTGACATAATACGCCTACATAACCATAACACACCCACAGAGAAGACCCTATAAAATAGAAAACCGACCACCGTTTTTGGAAAGTTAAGGCATCGGTTAAACTTGCGGGTCACTGCAACTACTAGTGGAAACTATCCCGACTGAAAAGATATCACTGGGCAAAGTCTCGATTAAACAAAAGCATTGGCGATGATAAACAATTAAAAACTTAAAATGGATAACTATTCTTATCATGTGATTTGTGTAACCACGTGATCGTTAATCAGCAGAACCATTGTTACCTGACCCCAACCCCCATCATTTGTGTCCCTTTGCACCGATCAAAATGCCCCTCGAGCATATCTCATTGGGAAAATATGAAAATGTCCCAATATGGTTCCCATGAGCCATATTACCTATAcagatacccaaaaaaaaaatttaaccctATATTAGAGCATTTTCAATAGaggatgagaattttatttttccATGACACATAGGATCTTAAACTTCATGAATTTTATCTAACAGGATCCATGAATACTCAAGGTCGGACAAGATTTGCgtcattttctccgcaaaacccaAACAATAATGAATTTAAGTTTAATATTTTGATAGTATATtcttcttataagactctacattcctacaaaaaataagcacaattcgagatgtataaaaccaccatctacccctttgaatatcagccgttcaaaattaacggttgaaattaagatcggcAGATGGTCAGGTTTGCTATCACGAATAGCATTCATTTTTGATAGGAATATAAAGACTTATAATAGGAGCATATCATTAaaatattagacttaaattcattgtcgtttgagttTGCCGGAGAAAATGGCATAAATCTTGTtcgaccttgtccatctaagagtgtccatggatctcCCTCTTAAATTAAATTTATCTCTAGTAGGTCCTACAAAGTAGAAAGgataccaaaataaatataagGGTCTTATCTACATTTTCGGAATGACCTCCGTGTCAACTTTTTAACaattttttaaattattattttttaaataaatttttttaaaccAATAATGAAAGGTAATCATTTTTGTTATCGGAAATGTTATTTGGATCCCTATTATCCATATTCACCTCCCTATAATCTATGTCTCATATCTATGTCGATATTCGCATTCAAGTTCAGGTGGGGTTCACCATTCCCCTAATGTGGGGTTTAGATTGTAGGGAGGAGAATAGGGAGTTGAATAGCACTGTCGCTTTGTTATTTACCCTAAATGATCTAAATAAAAACTTTACATAGGATTTTTAGCACCCACTGTTGGAAATGCTCTTAAGAAtgatattttttgataaaaaagatatcCGAAATACCAATTTAGAGTAATTTCAGTCATCTTCAGCTTCACCGCAACAACAACCCAACAAATGCATGACACTAAAATCAAACGTTCacaaaaagaaaattcaaatcatatttataTACTGATGGGGAAGAGCATGATGTCAAATGTGTTTACTTTACGATTGAGCTTTTCTGGGTAATTTTGATAAAATACTCTCATTTTGAAGAATACTACAGAAATGATTTAATTTCAGTGGAGTACAATTTAttattcggaaccaaatcatgattcaagtttatcattcaaaaagagtctggaatagtgatatgtgtcaatgttttgaattgatttagagaaatatagaactattatattcggaatacaagacaacgttatcagtcttacaaactgcgAAAACGGTTATATgtttgaagccgtattacatatacttgtacacgtagcggagtatatATATATCAACTTTCATATTTGTGTGATAAGCATACTCATATGCACaccatgggaaaatctgtttgtttcgtgatccggataggtatgtatattcgtatacaaaccattttggaactgtggtaagggaaccgggttaaagtATTTAAAAAGGTATGCGAGCCAATACAGTTCTATGTCTGGAAatagtttagtacccaaaccggcaCACAAACTGAAAAAAATTCTGTGAACTCCGAAACCGGCAaaagtcttaagtttgcaaaccggtacgtgaactgaaaaagttctgtcaactccaaAAATTTTagttgcacctaagtttgcaaaccggtacatgaactgaaaaggttttgtcaactccggaactcggttatgcTTATAAGTTTGTAAACTGGTCCGCGTACAGTGACTCAGCCGACTCACGAATGACTcaagtatttgtaccttgtacatttaGTAACTATGTCGATTTTGATGCAATTGCGATCAAATTATTTATATGAaatgatttgcatttgatcaattctataattaacactagactcatttgaccacataattatgattcaagattaatgtctttgtGAACATGAAAACGAGTGTTAGACTTtcaaagttcaaatcggctagcttcgtctaaccatgttggacatagtctttatacacagttcggttatggtttacctaaccagagtgtatatcttgtttgtgtgaataagattcaaagctttcatctaacggtgaatattgtctgcttggttccaaagctatcttagattaaacctaaagcaacctaggatttgaagtctatattgttagagcactgctcggtcgaactcgcaaccgttgctatctcaagcttgtttgtcaagtttaggtgatcaacaatataagtcttgatttctagtatacttatagttatgtctcgtattaggatagaatgtgtagttgagatttagacttcacggccttcatcgattgaagacgaagatctactgaggagagcttggaggaacttcatcaaaaacaggtaagtggagactaaaacttatctatcactcagaagtctattctattctatctcctattgagactaagtcgtatagctatatggacttttacattatacacatttgatatttcgagatgagtttaactcgcttatatctttatcgaaatatgtgttggaagctttttgcattagctacgttcatcattattcttgacgagtttagctggaaataatttatttgatggaaactaaataataagtcaaaagatgatcatgtgaaaattgtcttgaaacgttttacatgatttgtgtgagacagtcatttgaggtagactcggaatgtttcgtattgatcattcaatcacttgaaaattacttataagctaatagtttgtgtgacacagctattttcgtcttctaaggatgtttcaatgattaaaatgggagtttagaacttgTTAACCATTGTctagatatagcacagtatgcttaCCAGTaggcaaactgttttggtatgattcaggtccggagaccatgtttgcataccagtatgcgaacggcttTAACTGTGAAAGTCTGAGAACCaaatttgcataccagtatgcgaacagttctTCTTGAATTAGGCCCGagacgacaatatgcgtacccatttgcgaactgtcggacaagaccaaaaaCCGGAActttagtttgcgtacccgtttgcaaactgagttggtttaagttctaaaatcggttaagtatgatttcatacccatgaacaaatacatatataaattaaggaatgcaatctttgcaaaccgtggctaaatgttcatgaattgattctcttgaatcaatccgattttgtttcaattgtcttgtatacttttatgagaatataaacaattgaacaactctatgagtaacacaattacattcatttgattatcattcatgtgtgattgatcatcatatttgatctacaaGTGTTAGataaatgtggttaatacaaaagttttcatatggctaacttcggttaactattgttgagccaactcaatatacaagtttaggtacgattacccatacctaaatgaaggtatatttcattttcgtgtaacaagctaagaccatctaacggtggagagatattgctttggttttaagcaaacttagcttgaatcttaaatcaggatttcatctaacgatgaatattgattgctttgtttcaaagctatcaaaccctgatttgaagactatataagggaaaactctagaaactgggaaacctaatccccacacctcatatatgatactagttgcatactagattcgattctcctttgacctaggtttttcctaaaaccattataggttaacgacttaaagacttcattgggataatGAAGCCagccccaactattttctccgtagttgtgtgttctgatcttacttgttctattgtattgagtactatattctctaagatttcctcgagatttatctctgataggtaagatataaaaagtaatcacaaagctcttcgtctcattctttgtgattccacaataacttgttatactaccatatagttaagttattgtgaggtggttgatatttctaggctgttcttcgggaatataagtctaaaTTATCagttgttcctgttcaccttgatttatcaaaagactgaacaaaaacttcgtaggtatttatgtgggagacagatttatctatcagaatagacttctctgtgggagacagatttgtttataaagtcttcaactttgggtcgtagcaactcttagttgtgggtgagatcagctaagggaaccaagtgcgtagagttatgctgggattcataggcgtaaagaacgcgattgtaccttaatcggtgtgagacttgtttagggctcaactacattccatcccgaagttaacttgtagtaggctagtgtttgtagcgtcttaatccagtgtggtgttcaaatctggactaggtcccaaggtttttctgcatttgcggtttccttgttaaaaaaacttctggtgtctgtgttatttcttttctgcattatatttgcttatataattgaaatatcacaggttgtgcgtagttcaatcaattggtgaatccaacctttggttattgattgaaattgattgacacttgaaaattggtctttggtaccattcaagttatttgtcATATCAATCAGcctcacagattcctatctgttcgattgcatattgtattgagaaatcgagatataactattggatgtttttccttgattgagtctgactgtctagtttattctcttggaattatattggacttagtccatataaattgtcgaacgaaatattgggtgtggttgttagacccccctctttttcaattggtatcagtgcaggcaaacacgttaaagacctcataagtatgtggaCAGAAGTTTATCTTGCTTTTACGCACATAAAGATGTCCTCCAAggtttttgattatgccaaatgtctcgggattacctcaaaggataactccttagctgattcttcatAATACCGAGGTAAAGAAAttttgctatcagattctgataacattccctcaaaTGTAACAATTGACACTATgtcagaatctgaaatggagctcaccagaacgttaaaaaaatctgctgagattattgattttcaattGTCTAAAAtcagatctcttgaagaaaagaatgctcagctcactgatgaacttgagaagtctcttgatagAGAACGAGAACTATATGATATAGTCGAGTCTTTTTATAAAAATATCGAAaatcttgttcaagaaactactctatagCGCGAAAaaattagtatgcttgaagatactgttggagaagactcaattagagaataACGTTTAATTAAAACGCATTCATCAGAATTGAACagttttcgtgttgaaaaagagaaacttgttgcatctcttttactAACCCAGGAACAATTTGTTTTcttgaaaagggaaaactctTTTTTAATGAGTAAGTCTTATTTTGTACCTATCTCTAATACTCACGTGGTATTACCTTGCATgaagaaaattacttataagGAATTGTTTGCTAAGAAACGTCTGCATGACTTGCAAATTTCCGAAAAGGCTATGAGAATAAAACATGATCATTCCAATGTTTCTTATCCACTAACCTGTTCATTCCGTGGGAAAAGAAATCATCTTGCGCTACATTGTTATGCTAGAAAGGAAcaaatttctgatcttcaaaatataTACTAACGACAGAGTGAATCTTttgacgacatctacaatggatttcatttctGCAGAAAACCAGTATTCTCATAAAAGAGGCTTCCAAGGTCACTCATCGAGAAATCTCTACAGGAATCGTGTCTATTCTTATGGTGCAAACACTTATGCCAAAAATATACATTCCTTGTGTTTATGAGATGGAATTCTTCGAGACCTAAGTCTAGGAGATGGAATTCTCATAATTCTGATCATATGGAACCAATCTCtataggtcctagacttaatcctcagaaaaatccttctgatggatatTCAAAAGGGTTGATGTCTAATTCTCCTGGTATAAGATAtaaccgaaggaaggtaaggaatacacCATATAAACGCTCAGAAGCTATTTACAACTCTTCCCTCCATATTCGTAGTGGGATTAGTTCTAACTCCACTACTTAAgtaggtaatttcatccttgtatctgaCTTGAGAGTTGCAATGATGATATTTGCGGGATGCTCAAGTTCGTTGTATATTATCATCTGATCTTGTGTTTGAAATAAtgttattttctttaattttcaTATGCTCTACTTTGTAGTGAATTCTCTAAACTTTCGAGCTATGAAAAGATACGAGAATATAGTGTATTTCCTTATTTTGTATCTTTTCTGACCTATTAACTTTCTTTAATCGGTCCGCGTACGTCtgtgttttcttcttcatatcttgagtttttagggtttccgtAACAAGGGTTTCTTTCTCTTGTTctcaaacatatatatatatatatatatatatatatattgtttcctCCATccctatcaaaacaaaattatatggagaactcttcaaAAGCTCAAGAGGTAGttaatcttgagatggaagaagacatcaaaggatgatgttcggttcaagaacttgtcttgaaaatgATGATTGCAAGGAAGGAGTACAACTCCTGTGAATCTGAtaaatatttaattctttttaataatgactcaaaggtcgaatttgcaaatcttcaactgcaaataaatcatctcattGATGGTCATAAATCAAAAGGTCTTGATTCGGAACCAGAAGAAACTCATCTTTGATTTCATCAAATCCAGGCaacttgctcgcattgttgatcgaaaggtgaatgttctaactcatgaacatcgAGTTTGTACGGTCAAAAGGATCAAGGATATCGATAATACCTTTTATGATTGAGTCATGGAGAGGTATGATATTATCAAAGAAGTCCGATCCttttattttttctaggaaacttcctatgagaatttattcttgtgttttaagaaggataattagggtttggaatagcatatattatgagtacacattgctattgccaacgattttcatcttgcagtgttttagatttatttatttaaattctaagttatttgaaagatgattttgcagtattaatctttattggttttatatattgcaaaaatattatgggatatgtgtgtttaagttcgtgaactatgagtatctcatatatgtcaaaagttaagtctaatatggctttatgcaaatattaataaaagatagaatgaacttttgaatactcCGCAATATGatatttccctgatccacttctatgtgaaagtactttatcgctccgtaaattttcttatgttgaacgtttccgattaagttaatcattaaggttctcttgtggttaatttattcgagttttctagaTACAGATTTATgtttcatctgattttttaatgtccaaagaaatcatttcttttctcgtaaaagtaaggtcgctcatgttgttcttttgggaatgatattttatgggggagagttcttaattgaacttgttcttaattggcaaatctttgtggggaatgcggttatggaatattgaaggagttatcttgtatctttataaactccttgatgaatacgctAAGGTTTCAActgtgtgaaatcatcgaaagaaagttgatatgttctatttagtcatgaataatctctttgagaatttcattatgatcccgctagttttcgtacctttgccaatttatattgacaaaaagggggagaattattttgtagttcacactatatacgtatggtttacggatcattatgtaaggggtagtggttttcattgtgagatgaagtattgaagaaggggagtgatacatatcactgtagtattattgtcaaagttgtgatacaattgaactttgatgttgtgtaataatactatgacactatataacaatatttgataacaattgttctcgtattgttatggctacggatcttggACAAcattgatgctgagttgaacacgttcagaatcactggagtacttggagtgacgaagaattcaaggaatatcggagaaccaaggaaatcaagcatgttggatgagaagctacaaagtttatttattttgtaatccgtatgtattgatacttttgtcactaaaattgacaaattgtgagatttttagagcatttctcggtcgaactcgcaagcgttgctatctcaagcttgtttgtcaagtttaggtgatcaaaactataagttttgatttctggtgtacttatagctatgtctcggattatgatagaatgtgtagttgagctttagacttcacgacgttcatcgattgaggacgaagatctactg encodes:
- the LOC113348707 gene encoding glucose-6-phosphate/phosphate translocator 2, chloroplastic-like — translated: MISSFKQSAAVSSSASGIIRKNSSAISKPRLSLFLSMPIKKVSKSKTSALTSQKPLYISSEGFVSFENSKPKNANFECKAYEADRSQPIDANIELPDQQTRSAAAQKAKISIYFATWWALNVVFNIYNKKVLNAFPYPWLTSLLSLAAGSLMMLISWATRIAEPPETDLQFWKTLLPVAVAHTIGHVAATVSMSKVAVSFTHIIKSGEPAFSVLVSRFIMGETFPMPVYLSLLPIIGGCGLAALTELNFNMIGFMGAMISNLAFVFRNIFSKKGMTGKSAGKSVGGMNYYACLSMLSLLILTPFAIAVEGPQVWAAGWETAIAQIGPNFVWWVAAQSIFYHLYNQFSYMSLDEISPLTFSIGNTMKRISVIVSSIIIFRTPVQPVNALGAAIAILGTFLYSQAKQ